The Aspergillus fumigatus Af293 chromosome 3, whole genome shotgun sequence region ATCCTCCCTGTCCAGACGGTGCAGCAACGATCCCCAGCCAAGCCCATCGTAATGCCCTGAGCCCTCGCCCcaggaccctgcgcccccCTCCGCACCGCCATAATAGTTCAGAGACTCGTTGAGGAACTTGGTCGTCCAGGGCGCATCCATCCCCTTGATCGTCACGTAGTGGTTATACAGCAGCTCCCAGGTCGGCCGCATGGCGCCGCGCGACGCACTGCTGAGTTCGGTGAAGCTGACGATGCCGTTGGAGTAGGGCACGAAGGGGTCGTCGTGGCCGAGGTTATACCTTGCCCAGTACTCAGCCCTAAGATCAGTTAGTTGAAGTGCCGGTGGCCAAAGGGACGGGGAACATTAACCCCCTCAGGATACGACTGTCATTCAACGCAAACAGATCCTCCCCCTGGTTCCATGCCTGCTGCCCCACCACCGCCAGTAACTGGACATCCAGCGCTGAATGGCCCTGGTCGCGACCTGCCTCCTGGCCCTGGCCTAGCGGCGCCCCTGTGCCAGGCTCCTCAACAATATCCGTGATCGCATTATGAATGGAACCGGtcccctctccttccttGAAGTACTCCACCGCAAAGTCCCACACCGTCTGGTTGTCTGTCAAGACACCCATGGCCATTGCGGAGGCGACATTGCACAGCTCCCAGTTCGCGAAGAAGTGGAGGATATTATGCTGCGACGGCTCCTCATGGCGCAGCCACTTGTAGTGCATGGGTATGAAGACCGTATTAGCCATATCGATCACCGACGGGAGGACCTTGGTCGCAAAGGGCTCGTAGTCCCGGAGCAGCTCGGCGGCGTTGGCAAGCTGGTACCCCTGCAGTCCGGCTGTGAGGTACTTGTCGTCACCGCCGCCGAGGGCGGTTAGCTTGGTGGCCCAGGCATGGAGGATGTTGCTCGCGGTATCGGCGAAGGTAGTGTCTGAGGAGATCTTCCAGCGCAGGGCGAGATTGAATGCGGCGGCGACGTCGTGCCAGAGGTTCTCTGCGTTTGCCACGTTGCCGTCCCAGTCGCTCCGGTAGACGACGCTGGCAGGCGAAGGGGTGTAACTGGCGTCGGAGAAACGCAGACGGGTCAGGACGGACGTTCCAGGAGGTGGTCCATGGGTCTGCGTTTGCTTTGATTTTTTGCTGTGCGCGAGTGATATCACTGTCCGTGACGAGGAGGCCAGGGTGGACGAAGCTGGAGGCAAGAGGAAGTAGCGcaacaaaaaaaagacagATTAGAATGCATTGTGGAATCAAGAATGAGTGATAGTAGTagggaaagagaagaacCATCTACGAAGAACCGAAGTTGTACAAAGAGAGCgttgaagagaaaagaggTCAACTGCAGAGGAGCGTAACGCCAGCGGAGTCATTGGGATGTCTGTGATTGATTACTCTGGAGTAAATAGACGCCGATGAATTAGTTACCCAAGAAAGATCAGTAGATCATAGTTCACTCTGTACTGCCGGGTCATACAAGTTAATCAGGGCTAGGGGATATCCAAATCAACCTGAAACACGGCCCATTTGGCCCTAGGAACTAGGGTCATGGGGATTCCACCCATAAGATACTGACAGATCCAAGAAGGATCGGAGCGGGATTTCAAGGTGGAACTGTCGGAGATGAACGGAAGCTAATCTCACTAGATGGAAGTCAGACTAGCCTAGCATCCCATCCAGCTCAGCTTCGACCTTGGGTTGTCGCACAGTGCAAAGGAGAGAACCCGTCCAGCTCCTGGAGTCTCCCGGCCATACTTTGCAGTTGGAGCGGTAGGCTGCGATCAATGCCTTCACATTGACAGTCGCGTCTTTGCAGTTGAAAGAGACCAGGTACAGTCGCAAGAACCCTAAGACGCGGGCAACCAGAAACCCTAGGACAAGACGATATTCTTGAAGACAGGTTGTCTGGCTCCAGCATCCCTTACAGATACTTTGCTAGCAGAAATCCGGTAATGTAGGACTTTTTAggacttttttttcttgggaTCTTACATACGAAATCGTTTCGTAGGGAGCATCCGGCCCGCGAAACAGACTCAGAACCGCTGTTTCAGGCAGCTCTATAACAAAATCGCATTGCTTCTTAATCAGAtcagaaagacagaaagCCCAATGCATCAAACATTGCTCCCGCATTTGCGTGACGGAGAGGGAAAACCAAGGTTGGGAAAAAAAACCCTCACCAGAGCAGTATACAAGACAATCAACGCAATTCACGAAGGCTGTCCGCCAGTGCCTTTTGTAATTGAGTGGCCTCAACCCGGCGCTTACTGACCCTAGGTGACTCGGTGGCTAAGCAGACGAGATCTTCATCCGAAAAGCTACTGACAGTCATCGGGTTAAAGACAGTTGGAAGGTTCGTGAGAATGTGTCTCTCGATAACTTGGCGGCAGACATTGTCGACAAAAGTTTTCCTAGCAACCTAGCATACCGTTAATACACACGGTTCCCAGTATCCCAAGGGAAGCAAACCTTGTAGTAGGCATCCAAGTCCATTTCCGCCTCATAGCATGCCCGCTCTTCCATATCAacgatgatgtgatgatTTTGGAGAGACGTCACAAGCCGACTGATCTCGTCAGGCGAGTTGTTTACGTGAAAGCGACCATTCCAGTCTTGGGTAATGGCATTATTGAGCGATGTGCGAAGATCTTGCCTCCACCGGTTGTTGCGTGCCCTTTGGACATTGTCTGTATAGTAATGGTTGTATGTGATAGGATAACCAGCCTCGTCAGCTAGCAACTTGCTCAGTTCATGGAGGGCGCCCTTTGCATTATCACCCAGTTTTTCAGTGATAATGGAAGAAATGGTTTGCCGTGCATTGGTATCTTTGATCACAAATGCACACGCAGACTGAACGAACTGATACACCAGATCCGTGATTGCGTTGACATGGTCGCGAGCAATATCACCCCAACGAGACGACTGCTCGTGGAATAGTTCACTAAGCAATGCATGGTTACCATTGCCGGGCAGTTCTCGGCCACGGGTGCGGTCATATATCTGCCAACGGTGAGCTTGCCGTCATTGGGGTATGACTATGGCCTCACCTTCTTGATCCACGCCGACATTTGCTCCTTGGCCACCAAGATCTGGCCGGCCTCTGTCTCCGTCTCTGTATCTTCCTGAAGCTCTGCCGATATCACTTTGCGTTTCTGTCCATGCCGTCTCATGTAGGCGGCAAATTTCCCATTCTCTGCGTGGATTGCGGCCCGAAGACGGTGACAGtctctctcatcatcaatttcGTGGAAGAAGCTATCTCGGTTGCCATATATCCCTTCAACCCCAGCCTGGACAAGATTCTGGAAGTCGGTCGCAATGCGAGTCAGGTACATACGTATCTGTGCAGGCGAAGTGCGCGGATCCCCAAGGTCCATGAGTTCCTTGTTGATATCATGGAGCAGCTGAGCCACATCCTTTCGAACCTTGGGTAACTCGCGTTCGATATGCCGATCAAGGAGGTCTTGCATGAAAATTCGAAGATTGTCGATACCGACCCGTGAAGGATCGAGTCCTAGCTTGTTCCAAGGGGGATGCGCGAAAAATTCCGCCTCCACCTTCCGGCGCTCGGCCGTAGTCATGCCCTTCTCCAAATCAATCGGCCGTGGATTCTTGACCAGGAAGAATCCAAGCCTCAGTTTCGTCCGATCTGCATTGTTGGCCAATTTTGCAATACGGCCCTCGGTGCCGTCATTGATGAGATCCGGTTTGGTAATGATTCCAACAGTCCGGAACCCGTCCTTGTCAAATCGACGAGCACGTTGGATGATACTCTGAGTGTCCACGTCGCTGCTTGCGGGGACCACGGCAAGGATAATCGACCGCGAGTTCTCCAGATATGAGTTCACGAGATCGCCGACAAGCTGCACGTCGTCATCATTTTCAGACACAGAAATCAATCCAGGCAGGTCAACAAGGGTCAGATGCAAGCCAGTATCCCCGACAATCTCCAAGCGAAGTACATCCGCGGCAAAAGTCGGTGCATCAGCCAAGTCATTCATCCCTTGTACCCCCATCAGTCTGGCAGCTTCTTCTATGATGCCGGGCAACTGCGCGAGGTCACTGACCTCGCGGCGGAAGGCGCTCAACtttgccttttcctcttccgtGCGGGATATATGAGGGAGGATGGTGGCGGTGTTGCGGCGATGGTTTGGCTCGTGGCGAAGGATGATCTCTGTAGCAAACCGAGTACACACTCCGTCCTGGCGAGGAAACGGGATTCCAGTGATTCCTTCCAACACCGAGCTTTTCCCCGCCGATTGATCGCCACAGACAACCAGCTGAGGAAGCGCGATGTGGTCCCCCACCCCATTGGCTCGAATCCGGTCAACTTGATTGAGCCTTTCAGACGTCCTGGATGACACGAGGCCAAGTCCGCTGCGGACCTGACCATGGTCCAATTGAATCCAATCCTTTTCTGGTGGAGTATCCATAGCGATGGAACCCTTGCTCATGCGTTGAGAGGTCCTACAGAGAACAAGATTGGGAAAGAATATGAAAAGGGACCCGGCTCTTTATAGACACCCTGGACGGCAGTCGTGTCCGAGCGCAGCTTGGCCTTAAAGTCATCCAGGACGTCTGAAAGATTCAGTCAAGTTGGCCGTATATCAAGAGGGGCTGGAGTCCACGACCGCAACCGATGAATGAAGAGGCTTGCGGAAGATTGAAGGAGACCTCCTATTTATATGTGAAAGGAGGACAAGTGGCTGTCCACAGTGACCTCTTTCTCTGGGTTTGGCGCGAAATTGGAAGTACAGGAATACCTTACGCAAGGGCGATCCAAGGTGATTCACTGCATTCTATCCTCTTGCTATAGCATTCAACCCAGACCTCCATGCCGCGGAGATAGTCTGCGACATTCCCCTTACCTGTGAGCACGTCACATTTGAGCAACCCGAGTTCATTCGTCCTCCAAGTGGATTTACGCAAGGAACAGCAGATATGTCCCAGAGTTCAGGGTAACACGTGTCCCACCTCTTGCATTCCAACTTGTCAGCGCGATCTTATCAGCATGGTAGTGGATTCTGTGTCTTGATTAGCTGCATTTGAATGTCATGAGGACACCCATGCAACAGCGCATGGCATATTTCGATCCAACCCGGATGTTGAAATGGT contains the following coding sequences:
- a CDS encoding putative dynamin GTPase; this translates as MSKGSIAMDTPPEKDWIQLDHGQVRSGLGLVSSRTSERLNQVDRIRANGVGDHIALPQLVVCGDQSAGKSSVLEGITGIPFPRQDGVCTRFATEIILRHEPNHRRNTATILPHISRTEEEKAKLSAFRREVSDLAQLPGIIEEAARLMGVQGMNDLADAPTFAADVLRLEIVGDTGLHLTLVDLPGLISVSENDDDVQLVGDLVNSYLENSRSIILAVVPASSDVDTQSIIQRARRFDKDGFRTVGIITKPDLINDGTEGRIAKLANNADRTKLRLGFFLVKNPRPIDLEKGMTTAERRKVEAEFFAHPPWNKLGLDPSRVGIDNLRIFMQDLLDRHIERELPKVRKDVAQLLHDINKELMDLGDPRTSPAQIRMYLTRIATDFQNLVQAGVEGIYGNRDSFFHEIDDERDCHRLRAAIHAENGKFAAYMRRHGQKRKVISAELQEDTETETEAGQILVAKEQMSAWIKKIYDRTRGRELPGNGNHALLSELFHEQSSRWGDIARDHVNAITDLVYQFVQSACAFVIKDTNARQTISSIITEKLGDNAKGALHELSKLLADEAGYPITYNHYYTDNVQRARNNRWRQDLRTSLNNAITQDWNGRFHVNNSPDEISRLVTSLQNHHIIVDMEERACYEAEMDLDAYYKVARKTFVDNVCRQVIERHILTNLPTVFNPMTVSSFSDEDLVCLATESPRVSKRRVEATQLQKALADSLRELR